The Zonotrichia leucophrys gambelii isolate GWCS_2022_RI chromosome 22, RI_Zleu_2.0, whole genome shotgun sequence genome includes the window CTGACCAATCCAATCCCCTTGCTGGGACCACACAAGCATTTGCTGAAGCTGCTCTAGAAGTCGGGCACTGACACAGCAACAgccaccaaaaaaacctcagaattGGCTTTTCCTGTCACTTGTGGCAGCAGAGAAAGTGCAGCCAGGTGTGGAGcacctccctgtgccacagtgtcccagccctgctctggctgccactgcagctcctgtccaGGTCCAGCACCTGAGGGCTTCACACCAACCCCTGAAAGACACGGGCACAAGGGAATTTGGTGTTtgagggcacagcacagacagcGAAGCCACCAGCACCTCTGAGCTCCCACAACACAGACACAAAGGACTCCACCTCAACACCAGCCCAACAGGAAATGTGTGTGGAAGCAGCGTCCTTTCTGGGCCATGCACCAGGGACAACGCACCAAgattaggaataaaaaaaattaaacaacatAATTAAGCGGTATGAGAAGCAAAAATTTTTTGAAATATGAACCtacagctctgcctcccaaaAGGAACTCCTGTTGCTAACAGGAGCTGGTTAACTGTTAACATCTACAAAAAGAGCTAAACTCCTAAATGTAAAGTGGATAAAAAAAAGCAGGATCATCAGTCATACCTCAGAGTTCTCAGACACccttttattaaaaacacaGTTCCTACTGGGAGCTAGAAAGGAGCCACTTACCTGACACAAATAAATCTTGTGCAAGTTCCACTCCTCTCCCAGAGCACAAATTTTGATATCACTGTTCTCCCCATTCAAAAACAGAGTCTGATATATATACTTCGACGTGCTTTTCAACTTTTTCctagcaaaaacaaaacagcagacCGCGGACAGTGAGACACAGCCCTCGAGACTGTCCCGTTACAGCGGCAACAGCCGCTCCCACGCGCTCCGGGGCTggcgctgcccggcccggcgcggctGCCGCGTTCCCCGAGCCCGCCGGGGCCTTCCCCGACCCGGGGAGCCCCTTGAGGCCTCACCCACCCCGGTACCTCTCCCCGGCGGGCTCTGAGGGGAGGCCGAGCCGGTGCCTGCGGTGTTCCCCGAGAGCGGCACCCCCGGGCCGGCCCTGCATCCTCCTGGGCCGGCCCTGCATCCTCCTGGGCCGGCCCTGCATCCTCCGGGCCGACCCCGCATCCCCTCGGCCCGGCCCTGCATCCTCCTGGCCCGGCCCTGCATCCTCCTGGCCCGGCCCTGCAtcctcccggcccggccctgcatGCCctcagcccggccccggcctGGGTGCCCCCAGCCGCTCAGCCCGGCCCCGCATCCCCCCCGGAGCCCCTCAGCCCGGCGCCGTCCCTCAGACCTGCGGCCCCGGAGGTGCAGCAGCCGCTCCTCCCGCTCGGCCTCGCCGTCGCTGTCGCTGTCGCCGGTTCCCTCGGCGCCGCCGCGCTTCCTCTTGCCGCCCTtgcccgcggccgccgcctcgCCCCGCGGCAGCCCGGCCTTCCGCCGCAGCACGCGGCTGCCCAGCGAGCCCATGGCCGCTCCGCCGCCTCATGGGGCCGCGGCGCagcggggccggagcggcggcggcggcgcctcAGCAGCCCCGGCcggagcggcggccgcggccccgcagcTCCGCGGGCCCGCAGCTCCGCGCCTGCGCGGGCGGGCGCTGTTCCTGCGCCGCCTGCCGTGCGAGCGAGACCGCCCCTAGGGATTTGTTTATTTACTTACTtactcatttatttttaattttatttatttatttgttattcttaaaaatttatttatttatttatttaatttttataaacatAACCTAAATATATATCTATCGATATATAGGTAATGattaagaaatataaatatatatatatttaagaaaTATATTAGGAAATATATCTATTTCTTATATGGGTTTATttctataatatataatatataatatataatatataatatataatatataatatataatatataatatataatatataatatataatatataatatgcaatatatatagaatttattatattatatattttatagtatATGTAGTATCTATATATTTGAGAATAAAGCACTAcattatatatatctatatctatttCTATATCtacatctatatctatatctatatctatatctatatctatatctatatctatatctatatctagcTTTATTCTTAAATTACTCCCAGCCAGCAAAGTTTAGCAAAGTTCCCATAAGCTGCTTTAGTAGAAAGCTTGGGAAACTTACTGAAACTTACTGATGTAGTTCAATGAGCAAAGCCTGGGAAAGAAACTTAATTGTTGAGGTTGGACATCTGGAGTGTAGAATGCATGAATGAAAGGACAATTTCCAGAAACCAGAAGATAAAGAAGAGACAAAGATTGAGTTTATGTGTTGTATAGTCCttacaggaggaaaaggatACAAAGACTAAGAGAATGTGGATGAATTAGCACAAAAAGCAGCGCTGCAGCCACTCCCCATCCAGGATCTCTGGACAAAACGAGTTCTTGCTGTGTCCCCCCCCAGAACACACCATCGCAATGGGAAATACAGAAACAAATTCTTTATTCATTTTCCAATGCTCTGAAACCCAGCCAGACCCAAGGCACTGAAACCCACCCCAGGCAGCACCTCTGCAGTATAATTATTTATACTCCCATGATCCAGCAGACAGACCAAAAAACACAGGACTGCTCTCTCCAGGGCAGAACAAGGTTTTCCTCATGTCACCAGTGACAATTCCCCACTTACAGGCAACATatacacacagcacagccaggctgttaATGCTCCACACTAACAGAGGCAGGTTAATATGTAAACGCGTTTGTATTTTAGATATTTggtttctttgtgttttaattCTACTGAACAACTGGAGCAGACCCATGTTCTGCAGTCTCCATTGAGGCTGGcttttccctgtgcagcctctCACTCTCAGGTTTGCTTTAGTTGGTGCATTTTGCTGGTGAGCACaacagcagaggggcagctgcTCAGGACACAGCTTTTATACCTTTGGTTACAGCATTCTGTGTAAGCTGGGCTTCGCCAGCCCAGTTAGGAGGCAAATGGGTGTTCCAAGCATAAAAGTGTATCAAAAGGGTCAGCCAGAATGGCCACTACCTAACCACAACATGAACTAACCTAAGTCAATAATCACAGTAATTAATAAGgcatttgggagaaaaaaggaaaaaaaaaaaaaaagaaagaaatctttatCATGATTGGgctcgatgatcttaaaggtcttttaagaacctaaaccattctatgatcagCTGCTTGCCATGACCCAGCAGGTTCCCCAGGCCGCCTTAGTCCTCCCCACcacacagcctgagcaggaCCTTCCTGTAGTCCCCTGAGCAGTCTCCCTagagagagcagaaaaaggaaCACCGTTAGTTTTGCAGCTCCGTGGAAGGCAGGATTCCCTTCAGCATCAATGGCTTATTGCCGTGTTTGTGTCCTCTTTGACAGCAACCAAGAACATTCAGGGAGGTTTTCAGTACATTAATGTAAAGTCTCCTCAATTCCACCTCCTCTAAAATATCCAAATGCTGTTTTGAGGGTCTCCTTGGTGCTGCTCAGCAAACCCAGGTGCGTGCAAGCCTCCGAGCTCACCTTGATGAAGGAGTGGAGTGATTTTCCATACATGGCCAGGAACTCCCTCCTGATGTAGAGCATGTCTATCTCAGCACGGGACACCATCACCCGGATCAGCGTGCTGTCATCAGTGCCCAGGCCCTGcggggacacagcagcagctggggacacgcagggacacacagggacaggcactgagCCTTGGCCTTCCCTGCAATCCCCTCCTGACATTAATGCAGGCATCCATCACCAGCTCGGAGCTTCCCAAGGGAAAAGAGCTCCACTAAAAACCTCTGAGCCTCCTGAAGGAAAAGAGCTCCACAGAAAACCTCTGAGCATCCTGAAGGAAAAGAGCTCTGCTAAAAACCTCTGAGCCTCCTGAAGGAAAAGAGCTCCACTAAAAACCTCTGAGCATCCTGAAGGAAAAGAGCTCCACAGAAAACCTCTGACCATCCTGAAGGAAAAGAGCTCCATAGAAAACCTCTGAGCATCCTGAAGGAAAAGAGCTCCGCTAAAAACCTCGGAGcttcctgaaggaaaagagcTCCACAGAAAATCTCTGAGTTTCCTTAGGGAAAAGAGCTCCGCTAAAAACCTCTGAGcttcctgaaggaaaagagcTCCACAGAAAACCTCTGAGCATCCTGAAGGAAAAGAGCTCCATAGAAAACCTCTGAGCATCCTGAAGGAAAAGAGCTCCACTAAAAACCTCTGAGCATCCTGAAGGAAAAGAGCTCCACTAAAAACCTCTGAGCATCCTGAAGGAAAAGAGCTCCGCTAAAAACCTCGGAGcttcctgaaggaaaagagcTCCACAGAAAATCTCTGAGcttcctgaaggaaaagagcTCCACAGAAAATCTCTGAGTTTCCTTAGGGAAAAGAGCTCTGCTAAAAACCTCAGAGcttcctgaaggaaaagagcTTCACTAAAAGCCTATGAGcttcctgaaggaaaagagcTCCGCTAAAAACCTCTGAGCATCCTGAAGGAAAAGAGCTCCACTAAAAACCTCTGAGcttcctgaaggaaaagagcTCCACAGAAAACCTCGGAGcttcctgaaggaaaagagcTCCACTAAAAGCCTATGAGCTTCCTGAAGGAAATAACTCCACAGAAAACCtcagatttctttccttttcccccctcaatTAAcgcagtttctttttctctaattGCTGTCATGCTATTGGCTTAAGCATGGAGAGGCAGGGggggaaaacagcaaaatctcTTTACCTTCATGGATTTGTACAATCTTTCAGCAAAATAAGCAGGTTTGTTCCTCATGCACTTTACTGTAAGGGAGACAAGAACAAGATAATTAAAACCAATAAACACTGAAGGATAAATTCTTCCCTTCCAGCACTTTCTCAGTGCAGACATTATTCTGTAAAAGTGCAACTCAACAAGCACAGTGCAGACATCCAGAGTCAGTGACCTGCTGTCAATTGATGTCTCCATGCCCAGTGCacagcaataaaatatttttaaggcttTAAGGCTTCCACACAGCAAATGCCATCTGCCAAAGCATCCCTTGGCAGAGAAATATAAAGCACAGAGCCTTCTAACCAGGTCTTTGCATCTGCAAAGATTAAAACACTGTGCCTCGTAAAACAGTGAGAAAGAACGTGCCTCCTGAAGCTGTGCAAACAGCCAGGGCAAGAGACAGTGTCgttaattatttaattagttTGTAGACAAAGATCAGAAGCAGGGAACTCACCCACAGCTAACAAAGCATCCTCAAGGTCTCCTGACATCTCGGATTTAATGCTGTCTGTGATGTCCTTATTAGCAATCACTCTGTACACATCAAAAACTGGAGGAAGAGTTGGATAACAGAGCCCAGTGAGCCGCTGCAGTGTGTGCCCCCCGAGGATCACTTTGCAAGATCAAGCTCCTCACAGCCTGTACAAACACTGCACCATTACCACGACACTGTGCTAAATCAGGGCTGCCCCCCAGAAACAATTCATTTTAATTATCAGCTGTCTTGATAATTAGCCTACCACTGCTGCAAGGATTTTCCAGAACTGCTTTTTAATGCAGACATTTTCCATGTTTAGCTCTGTCCCATGGGAGTCACACTTCATTATCTCCAATTCACAGGCTGGAGGAAGTTGGATGGGTGTTTTACTGAACTCCCATTTTGAATCAACCGGCCCTGAGAATATCTCTTGTGTCAGGAAGGGATCACAACCAGTTAATGAAGAAGCTGGATTCTCCTATAAAAGTACTGTCCTCAAAGCAGGGAAAAAGCCCAGGACACCAGAGAGGCCCTACCTCTGAGCAGGTGGCACCTGTTCCTTGTGCAGAGGATGGACAAGAACTTCACCTCATCTGTTCCCCATTTCTTCTCCCCAGCTTCATACAGCACCTGCAAGACAGGAACCAAGTGGGGATAACTGAGAACACCAGGTGTGTATAACGAGATTTTTGCTTCACAGAACcatttgggctggaaaagccctctgaggtCATTGAGTTCACACTGActcatgtccccaagtgccacattcaCGTGGCTGTTGAGTcccctcagggatggggacaccaccCCTGcctggacagcctgtgccagagctggacaACTCCTATGGGGGAAAAACATTTCCTAATTCCCAATCAAGCCTTCACCTGGGGCACTGCTGACCAGCACAACTCCAGGTTTACTCATCGGCCTTGAGAAAAAGAGGTCTGCAAACAGCAGGGACTCACCacacatcacacacacaaacccagaCAGCTCTTGCCAGGAAGCAAATTGCTACACACCTGAGCATCTTGTTGAGCAAGGGCCTCATCCACGAATGTTCCCTCATCTCTGTTACCCTGCAGTAATACAAGGATGAAAAACTCATTTCAACAGAGCAGCTAATGGAAGTAAGTCCTGCAAATTGTCCGTTCAAACCCAGTTATTGGAGATGCATAATGGGATTCTTAACATTGAGTAATGGGTCACAAATACAGCAAAACATGATTCAGATGTGCttgttctttcttttgaaaCTAGCAGCCATCCACTTtattaaaaagagcaaatggCATTAAGGTGTTGCAGAATGAGGCCTTTgtcggggatgagccatttgtcggtgaggggagactcggacactcaatatgagtgataagcaagttctgtttattgaagagagcatcagacacatacagcaagtaataaacatgaatattctgtaaacTAAgcgatctattggttaaactacACTATCAACTCTTCTTCATTCTTTTAAGCTTACATTCTTTATTTCTCACGTCTCTCTGTCTACTTGTTATCAAACTCAACTAAACTCAAAGACACACTATCTTACAAGTGCAAAAACTCAAACTAACTATATTCAATACTTTCTCAGCTCCTAATCAACTGACAAGCGAATGTCTACGTGACCTCTGTCATGCAGCCATTTCTCCACATTAAGGCATGGCAGAGCGAGGCCGCTCTCCCTGCAGAAGCTGGCAAGGTGAAATGCAAGGGAAGTGAAAAGCAGCCAGCTGAAGCACCTCTGCGGGAAATGGATTTACAGAAAATTCTCAAAGCCTGATAAAAGGCTTTGTGAGTATGCAAACTTTGAGATAAGAAACGAGTGAGGGATGTGCAGCAGGTGCTCACCccgctgctgccctgcctggacTCACCGTGGCCAGGGACACGAGCACCCTGCGGAACAGGGACGAGGTGTCAGAGACGATGTCGTCCTCCAGGGTGGACCCATActctgcagagcacacacacagggcacagctgtcaCTGACAGCCCACAGAATACACAGAATGCAGGATTCGCTGCCTGGGAAGGCACCCACCAGCATCACCAGGTCCAGCTCCTGGGCCTGCACAGAACCATCCACCACGCGCCCAAGAACATTGTCCAAACACCCCCTGAGCTCCATCAGGATTGCTGCTGTGACCACTGTTCcagggagcctgttccagtgcccagccaccctctgggtgtaGAACCTTTCTCTGATATCCCAACTATCCTAACCTTTTCAAATATCCTAACATTTTCTAATATCCTAAACCGTCCCAGGATTTGAATtgcctcagcagtgcagcactgggagggggaCAGGCatgtcctgctggccacactgtgaCTAGGACAAGCCAGGATGCCCTGGCCCTTCCTGGCTTTCATCACAGCAATCCAGGCATCAATCACATGGAGTGGTGCAGGGCAAAATTCAGAAGCACAGCCAGGATAAAATTGGTAAAAGATCCACCATGGATAGACCTCCATCTGACAGACATAACCACCCCACCCCATTACACCAACTCAATTTCTGGGTGTCATTGTAGTCCCTGGTGCTGACAGAcccttctcctgcctctccccacccccctgcacacacaggggtGGCTTTGGAGCCAGTGAGGAATTGCAGAGCGGGCTACGTACGGATTTTGTAGTTCTCATTGATGTGCCGGATCTCGGCGTTGGTGCGAGACGCCAGGATTTCAATCAGGCAGCCTTcatctgtccctgctccctaGGGAATCACAGAGACAACACTGTCACAGCCAGGACTCTTGtttaataagaaattaataattaatatacaATTATGCCATTGCATACTGAATTGACCATAAGTCATGCAACACAAAAAGGGATTTCCAAACCTTTAGAGCCCTCCTCAGTTCATGCACGTCATACATGGTGGTAGGAGTCATCAAACCAATGATCACCCTTTCAAAATTCCCACTCAGCTCAGACTTCAAGTCATCAATCAAATCCTAGAAatcagaaagagaagaaaggagaaaaagacgCAGCCTTTGAGAAGAGGAAGAACTCGTTCAATACTTTTTTTGGGATGAACAGTTACTCTGAAGtgaacaagaacaaaaaaatcttgGCCAAGGAAAGCTTGTGCTCAGTGCCAATCATACTTTTGTGGAGACTGGGATGTTCTTCACATTTCACCCAGGTGGTACAACCCAAGAAGTCCCCATCTCCCAGTGAgaggcacagcactgctctctgAAGAGCACCTACCCTGCCAATAGTGCTTTTATAGGTGATCAGAACTTGCTGGCGCTGGGAAACGTTCAGCTTGGTCAAGGTCTCAATGATGGCATCTTCATCCGTGCCTGGAAGGAACCACAGCAAACCAGTCAGGCTGCTCGCAGCAGGACCAGAGGCCTGTGTGTGCCACTGGGTGTGCAATGGGCACACAACCTTACACACAACCCTGCACAACCTGGCTCTGATGTGTGCGCGAGTGTGTGATCTCAGCCCAGCAGCGCCACACcagacacagaaaacaaaaccttgaCCAAAGATGTTTTATGGCCAAGGTTTGGATTTCCAGTGGGGTTCAAGCTGCCCAATTCCCTCACAAGGCAGTGAGGTGATGCAAATGGCTGAACTTCCCCTCCAAAAAACCACCAGTAAAAACCTTCCCAACCAGCAGAGCTAAAAAAGGTTTAACACCAGTAAAAACCTTCCCAACCAGCAGAAGTAAAAAAGAAGGTTTAACACCAGTAAAAATCTTCTCAACCAGCAGAGCTAAAAAAGAAGGTTTAACAGTGGAGGGAGACAACTTACCAAGGCCCTTCATGGCCTTCCTTAGAGCCTGTGCTTCTTGCTCAGCACTGAAAGATGAGACACCCTTGACTGTTGCCTAAAGCCAAAGGAGAGGAGTTATGAAAAGCGGTCACAAAGGGAGACATTCACAGAATAgagctgaatttaaaaaaaaagacaattcaAAAGATGCAATCATCTCTTTTGGAAAGTGACAGCAAGTAAAGTCTGCCCTCCAAACATAAGTGATTTTATACCAGGTTCCATCCATTCCAAAAATGAAATGGTTTGTTCCAGAAGGATTCCCAGGCACATAAGAAATAAGCTACAGGGACccagctgaaaggagaaaatgtcTTAATGTGCTGCCCATGCAGTATCTGTTTTCCAGCTAAATAAGGGCACACTGCAGACATCTCTGTTCAGTCCAGCTTCTTCCCAGCAGTTTTCCATGTAAATCACAGAAGAAGCTGTTCCCAGCAAAGCCCCATTCCTGACTTCTCTAAGAGCAGTCAAGGGCCATCATTCTGTTAAACAACACACCAGGAAGTGCAGTGTTTCACCCCAAATGGTGCTTCACAAACAGGTTTCTCCTGCCCCTGGTCTATTGCAATTTCTGGGGAAATACACTTTTCTTGCTAAGCTCTTTATGTTCCCAAGAAAATCATCAGTGGTAAAAGTACCATTTAACATTCAATGGGCAGAAAAGtgtttccctgtccctggaagtgttccaggtcTGTCTGCATGGGGCTTGGCCTAGGAACTTTATCTGGAGAAATTAATGTTCTTTGAATTATTTGAATATCTGATCTGGTTTCCCATTAACTCCCCAAAGGcaaaaagcctgtatgtgtggGCCATTCTCCTCTGCAATGAGGAAGCAGAAAGAAGTGATAAATCCAGCCCCATGAAGGGACAGACAGTGACAGGTTCTTCCTGCTGTGTCCTTATCTGAGCTCCACTCCCCACGTTTATCAGGCCAGGGCAAAGgcttggcacagcctggcacagcaaacACTCTCACTCACCATCCTGCCCAGATCTGCTCAATCTGTTGTTGTCTGTGTCCAGGGCACTGACAGCTGCAATAATAAAACACAGGGAGTGTTAGTTTTCTAGCAAATTATTAATAGAGTACACCTTCCCTCGAAGGTTAATGGGGCTGGTTAAATAACCATCCAATTCTTTGAGGAATAAAGCAGGATTGAGCAGCACAAGTGAACACCCAGGGCAGCTTCCCTGAGTGTCCAGCCCTGCTTTGGGCTGGGCAAAGGCTGTAGTTTTAACTGACAAAAccctccaaaacccccaaagctTCCTTGCCATCTGCCCAGGGTTATTAGTTCACAATTCTGTTGGCAGTCAGAGAGCCTTTGCATGAACACACCCAAATTTTCCTGAGTCCCTGATCCCCTGACAGGGTGCCACGTACCAGGACAAGGTTCACTTCCCCACAGGTCATGCCCAAGGTTCACTTCCCCACAAGCCAAGCtcatcccagcatcccagcagAGGAGTTGGGAAAGGCAGACTCAAAGAGATACCCACATACAAGCAATTATTAGTGCTGAGTTTGCCTCCTTTCATCTGATCATAAATCCCAGTCATCACGGTATGACCTAGACCTCAGAAAAGTCATCTTTGCTCTTCTCTAATCTTTCTACAGAAGTAAAAAGCCAATTTGTCAGATAGGCTCCaaatttcactgctgtttttgTGATGGAGCTGGTCTGCACACAGAAGCAGGAATATCAGGCAGGCTGGTTGAGGAAGACAATTAGAGGGCAAAATAAAGGTcagtgggaagggaaagggaaaagcagggaaattcTGAGCTGGCAGAAGGAAACCAAACCATGA containing:
- the ANXA4 gene encoding annexin A4, whose translation is MATVKGVSSFSAEQEAQALRKAMKGLGTDEDAIIETLTKLNVSQRQQVLITYKSTIGRDLIDDLKSELSGNFERVIIGLMTPTTMYDVHELRRALKGAGTDEGCLIEILASRTNAEIRHINENYKIQYGSTLEDDIVSDTSSLFRRVLVSLATGNRDEGTFVDEALAQQDAQVLYEAGEKKWGTDEVKFLSILCTRNRCHLLRVFDVYRVIANKDITDSIKSEMSGDLEDALLAVVKCMRNKPAYFAERLYKSMKGLGTDDSTLIRVMVSRAEIDMLYIRREFLAMYGKSLHSFIKGDCSGDYRKVLLRLCGGED